The nucleotide sequence GGGGAGACGGCGTGCTTGCTGTCGTAGAAAAAGTACCCGCCGTTCATGCCCGGTCCTCGTCCGCAGGGCGGGCCGCAAGGGCCATGCCGCACACGATTTTCCGCAGGTCGGTCTTCCGGGCGTCCGACGAAACGGGAAGCTGCACCACCTGCCCCGTGCCGCAGCACGGGCAGATCCAGGTGGCCCTCGCCATGCCGTCCGCATCCGGGGTTCCGGCGATGACCTTCGATTCTCCGCAAACCTGGCACGCCACGATAAGCATTTTTCTGCCTCCAGCCTTTATTGTCCCTCCGCCGGGCGGAGATTGAGGGCCACCCGGACAGGGCCTTCCGTATATATGTCGTCCGCCGCGGCAATTTCCACGGTCAGCTTTGACTCCGCTTTCCGGATGGTTTCCACCGCCTCGAAAAATGCCGTGGCGTCCAGGGCACCCACCTTCCCTGTGGCAGGATCAGGCTTTATGGAGTCCTGGACGGCCTTTCTGTTCACCATGCGCAGGATAAGGTGAAGTTCCGCCTCGGCGTTCTCCCCTACCGCCCCGGGGTCCACGGTCTGGACGTAGAGGACTTCCCCTTTCCGGTAGACGAGCACGCTGTCGCTGACCTCGTAGGTTATCCTGATGTCCTCGCCGAACACGGCGTTTGCCTCAGCCACGGTCCGGATGAATTTCCGGCCCTGCTGTTCAGTGCAGGAGGCGATGCTTTCCATCTCCTTTTCGATGTCCACGGCAAGGACGATTTCCGACGGGCTCAGGCCGGTCCTGGCGGCGATGACGTATTCCGCCTGGCGCCGGAGCTCCTGGAAGATCTGCTCCACCTCCGACCGGCCGCTCATGGGTTCCACGGCCATCTGGCCGAGAATTTCCTTGGCGAAGACCGCAATGCGGCCGCTCCGTATCTGGATAAGGCCCTTCCGAAGCTCTTCCGCCTCGCTCTTGAGTTCCTCCACCGAGGCGCTGAGGGCTGTTTTTTCTTCTTCGAGCTGGTCCCGCTC is from Aminivibrio pyruvatiphilus and encodes:
- a CDS encoding alcohol dehydrogenase, with the protein product MLIVACQVCGESKVIAGTPDADGMARATWICPCCGTGQVVQLPVSSDARKTDLRKIVCGMALAARPADEDRA
- a CDS encoding DUF3084 domain-containing protein, with protein sequence MQLQLWSDMNWRLILTLIVVSGILAYLGDVLGMRIGKKRISLFGLRPRDTSRLITAITGVFISIAILITMTIISENVRTALFSMKFIQGQLQSLTRDLQESRSESQLMAINLLDSEKRLKEQEEKLLSVQKELATAQPLLDEIRQSLSTTQKERDQLEEEKTALSASVEELKSEAEELRKGLIQIRSGRIAVFAKEILGQMAVEPMSGRSEVEQIFQELRRQAEYVIAARTGLSPSEIVLAVDIEKEMESIASCTEQQGRKFIRTVAEANAVFGEDIRITYEVSDSVLVYRKGEVLYVQTVDPGAVGENAEAELHLILRMVNRKAVQDSIKPDPATGKVGALDATAFFEAVETIRKAESKLTVEIAAADDIYTEGPVRVALNLRPAEGQ